AAGATCGTTGTGTTCATTGTGTTCTCGGTCACATACCCCTCCAGGCTGTCATGATGGACGCGGGGACGTCCGTCCCCGCGAAGAAAGGACAAGGACCCGTCCCGTGAGTGCCCCATGACGCGCTGGTGGCCTCGACGGGCCAGGATGTCCCTGGCCGCCCAGTACCTGGTGCTGCAGCTGCTGATCGTGCTGGCCGTCCTGGTGGGCGTGATCGCGGTGTCCCTCGCGCAGTCGGAGGATACCTTCGAACGGGTGGAGGGCCGTCGGGCCCTGTCCGCGGCCGAGTCCGTGGCGGCCATGCCCGCCGTGCGCACACTCCTCCCGACCGCCCAGCCCGGCCACGGGGCCGCCCTCCCGGCCGTCGCGGAGTCCGCGCGGACCGTCTCCGGCTCGAACTTCGTGCTGCTCGTGCGTCCGGACCGCGTCATCCTCACGACGCCCGATCCGTCGCTGCTGGGATCGCGGCTGGATCTGGGGCAGAGCCATGTCCTGGAAGGCCGGGCGTGGACAGGATCGGCCGACGTCTCCGGTCACCGCGCGCTCGTGGCGCATGTGCCCGTGCTGAGCGACGGCGGCGAACTCGTCGGATTCGTGGCCGTCGGCCGGGAGTACCCCTCCGTGCTGGACCGGCTGGGCGATGCCCTCCCGGATCTGGTCACGTACCTGGGCGTCTCCCTCGCGCTGGGGGCGGCCGGCTCGGTCCTGCTCTCGCGGAGGGTCAAGAAGCAGACGCTGGGTCTGGAACCCGAGGAGATCGTGGGCCTCGTGGAGCACCGCGAGGCCATCCTGCACGGAGTGAAGGAGGGTGTGCTGGCCCTCGACCAGAAGCAGCGCATCACGCTCCTCAACGAGAGCGCCCGCGCCATGCTCGGACTGCCCCGCTCCGCCGAGGGCCACAGCCTGGAGGAGCTCGGGGTGGATCCGCGGCTCAGGGAGGTCCTCGCGGGGGACGACGCCGTGGAGGACCGGATCGTCCTGGCGGGAGAGCGCCTCGTGAGCCTCAACCGGCGTCCGGTGGTGAACCGCGGCCGGGAGATCGGCTCCGTCACCACGCTCCGGGACCGGACCGAGCTCGCCGCCCTGGAGCAGGAGCTCGGCGCGACGCGCAGCGCCACGGACACGCTCCGCGCCCAGACCCACGAGTTCGCGAACCAGTTGCACACCATCTCCGGCCTCATCCAGCTGGGCGAGTACGA
Above is a window of Arthrobacter sp. Y-9 DNA encoding:
- a CDS encoding sensor histidine kinase, whose translation is MSLAAQYLVLQLLIVLAVLVGVIAVSLAQSEDTFERVEGRRALSAAESVAAMPAVRTLLPTAQPGHGAALPAVAESARTVSGSNFVLLVRPDRVILTTPDPSLLGSRLDLGQSHVLEGRAWTGSADVSGHRALVAHVPVLSDGGELVGFVAVGREYPSVLDRLGDALPDLVTYLGVSLALGAAGSVLLSRRVKKQTLGLEPEEIVGLVEHREAILHGVKEGVLALDQKQRITLLNESARAMLGLPRSAEGHSLEELGVDPRLREVLAGDDAVEDRIVLAGERLVSLNRRPVVNRGREIGSVTTLRDRTELAALEQELGATRSATDTLRAQTHEFANQLHTISGLIQLGEYDDVLRFVDGVRLSRTRLYDEVTERLQDPAVAALVIAKASLAAERAVPLDLDPDSRLGRVGEGLSRDLCTVVGNLVDNALDAVTGRPDARVTLLISDDGGHVGVRVRDTGPGVAGDKIREVFRQGYTTKDALGEGGHGFGLAITQLVCRRRGGDVEVLNDGGAVFTAVLGRGVEAGDGPPERERAQA